Proteins from one Hyperolius riggenbachi isolate aHypRig1 chromosome 2, aHypRig1.pri, whole genome shotgun sequence genomic window:
- the LOC137544614 gene encoding olfactory receptor 51E1-like: MMETENMTCISISDFTLSGIPDLDDLNFWLGFPLVLLYIMAVLGNLTIIYIIKVDQALHKPMYIFLFMLSVVDLLIATTTMPKMLAIFWFDSRRITFDVCLTQVFWIHFLPNIESGILMAMAVDRYVAISHPLKYSSILTNQTIIKITFSIMVRGAATEIPLPFLLKRFPLWKSNLLTHSYCLHPEVMKLACGDITVNVILGLVTVFSVMCNDSLFIFFTYLLIIKTVVFLKEESSLKALSTCTAHICVVLIYYVPLINSTVSNRVPYGSIPNLPILFSNTYLLIPPAINPLIYGIKTKQIRKRLIKLFSNIKCTR; encoded by the coding sequence ATGATGGAGACAGAGAATATGACCTGCATCAGTATCAGTGATTTCACCCTCAGTGGAATACCGGATCTGGATGATCTGAATTTCTGGCTTGGCTTTCCCCTCGTTTTATTGTACATTATGGCTGTCCTGGGAAACCTCACCATCATCTATATCATTAAGGTTGACCAAGCCCTCCACAAGCCAATGTATATCTTCCTCTTTATGTTATCTGTTGTGGACCTTCTAATAGCCACCACGACCATGCCCAAAATGCTGGCAATCTTCTGGTTTGACAGTCGCCGGATAACTTTTGACGTATGTCTAACGCAGGTCTTTTGGATCCATTTCTTGCCCAATATTGAGTCTGGAATCCTGATGGCCATGGCTGTAGACCGATATGTGGCCATTTCCCACCCTCTTAAATATTCTTCTATTTTAACCAATCAGACAATCATAAAGATCACCTTCTCCATTATGGTCAGAGGGGCAGCTACAGAAATACCTCTCCCATTCCTTCTCAAGAGGTTCCCCTTGTGGAAGAGCAATCTGCTGACCCATTCCTACTGCCTCCACCCAGAGGTCATGAAGCTGGCATGTGGAGACATAACGGTCAATGTCATACTTGGATTGGTCACTGTGTTTTCCGTCATGTGCAATGACTCTCTGTTCATTTTCTTCACATATCTGTTGATCATTAAGACGGTGGTTTTCTTAAAGGAAGAGTCCAGCCTGAAGGCCTTAAGTACCTGTACAGCCCACATATGTGTCGTCCTTATCTACTATGTACCTCTGATTAATTCCACTGTGTCTAATCGAGTTCCATATGGTTCCATACCGAACCTACCTATCCTATTCAGCAATACTTACCTCCTTATTCCTCCCGCCATTAACCCTTTAATCTATGGAATTAAAACAAAGCAGATACGCAAAAGACTCATCAAACTATTTAGCAATATAAAATGTACAAGGTAA